In Anopheles gambiae chromosome 2, idAnoGambNW_F1_1, whole genome shotgun sequence, a single window of DNA contains:
- the LOC1274698 gene encoding WD repeat-containing protein 36, giving the protein MNSSHLFQPNRALGYVSNHIPPNVRYIDQRRENVVITCVGRSFHVYGCNSFRLIRTGRIHPANITAIAADGFLTYVAAGNLIYGWRSSVELRKVYRGHEKPVRLLLPFAKHLISVDESSLLKIWIVSTQELYLEIPFAAHTFEISAIVHPASYKNKILLGSAQGGLQLWNLKSCKLVHKFTDFDSKVMQLEQAPALDVIAVGLHSGRIVLLNIQYDQPVMEVHQDWGPVTAISFRTDGTAIMASASSNGQVVFWDLEEKTIVSTLMAHDDSVTGLHFLPNEPLLVTSSPDNSLKMWIFDLSDGGARLLRFREGHAAPPTCIRYHGASGRNIVSAGEDSSLRIFSTVAETLNCSLGKASYNRKASKKQKKKSEDPFRMPPISYFTSEVTRDKEWDSIAALHQGLVQVTTWSYDKRRMGDLHLVPEAFQNKQHKKDFSVMATCLCLSHCGNFVVIGYSSGHVERFNIQSGIHRASYGAPTAHNDYIRGLSSDNLNQLVVSGAADGLLKFWSFKQPYTTVVKTPIETLDLGDPITLIRTHRESAILCVALDDFTLRLVDLDTRVIVRRFDGHRGTITDACFSPDSRWLITTAQDCVVKVWDIPSSYLIDHFRVSHMCTSLTMSPTGDFLATAHVDYRGINLWANKSLFTNVTLRGLKPESDAPLLDLPTALCDEQQDGIGFPLYNTKQMEVDELEDVFEEINLEYNSPPQLSSELITMSNVAASRWQNLLNLDIIKKRNRPRQALKKPKSAPFFLPTVAGLDFEFDLQATIGDKTTTAGGKIAEGGSRIIESNQVDHLTPFGRLLNAALTTEEYGKAIDHLMKLGPSMIDYEIRNLTPFNSGSGSLPVMGAFMHMIVYMLGQRKEFELAQSYLSLFLKLHGRTIVENEQLSKLLPAIEDAQKAEWSALEDKLLYGLGVVSNLRNFSG; this is encoded by the exons ATGAATAGCAGCCATCTATTTCAACCAAACCGAGCCCTTGGCTACGTTAGCAATCATATACCTCCCAACGTACGCTACATTGACCAGAGGCGCGAGAATGTTGTGATCACTTGTGTTGGACGTTCGTTCCACGTTTACGGCTGCAACAGCTTTCGTCTGATTCGTACTGGCCGAATTCATCCGGCCAACATCACTGCCATCGCCGCGGATGGGTTCTTAACGTATGTTGCCGCCGGCAACCTCATCTACGGATGGCGATCGAGCGTGGAACTGCGCAAAGTGTATCGCGGGCATGAGAAGCCGGTACGTCTGCTGTTGCCGTTCGCCAAACATCTCATATCAGTGGATGAGAGTAGTCTGCTGAAGATATGGATCGTGTCCACGCAGGAGCTGTACTTGGAGATCCCATTTGCGGCGCACACGTTTGAAATATCGGCCATCGTGCATCCAGCGTcgtataaaaacaaaattttgctTGGTAGCGCCCAGGGGGGACTGCAGCTGTGGAATTTGAAGTCGTGCAAATTGGTGCACAAATTTACGGATTTCGATAGCAAAGTAATGCAGCTGGAGCAAGCCCCCGCTCTGGACGTTATCGCCGTAGGATTGCATAGTGGAAGGATCGTGTTGCTCAACATCCAGTACGATCAACCGGTGATGGAAGTTCACCAGGACTGGGGACCAGTGACAGCGATAAGCTTCCGTACCGATGGTACCGCCATCATGGCCAGTGCCAGTTCAAACGGCCAGGTTGTGTTTTGGGATTTGGAAGAAAAAACCATCGTATCGACACTGATGGCACACGATGATTCAGTGACCGGGCTTCACTTTCTACCTAACGAACCGTTGTTGGTAACGAGCTCGCCAGACAACTCTTTGAAAATGTGGATTTTTGATCTGTCCGATGGTGGGGcacgtttgttgcgtttccgCGAAGGTCATGCCGCACCGCCCACGTGCATCCGATATCATGGTGCATCCGGTCGGAATATAGTATCAGCGGGTGAAGATTCTTCGTTGAGAATTTTCAGCACTGTAGCTGAAACGTTAAACTGCAGCTTAGGGAAGGCTAGCTATAACAGAAAAGCTTCTAAGAAGCAAAAGA AGAAATCCGAAGATCCCTTCCGTATGCCACCCATCAGCTACTTTACATCGGAAGTGACGCGAGATAAAGAGTGGGATAGCATCGCCGCTCTTCATCAAGGTCTAGTTCAAGTGACTACATGGTCATATGATAAACGACGTATGGGCGACCTTCATCTCGTACCGGAGGctttccaaaacaaacagcacaaaaaggaCTTCAGTGTAATGGCCACCTGTTTGTGCTTGAGTCATTGTGGAAATTTTGTCGTCATCGGCTACTCCAGCGGCCACGTGGAACGTTTCAATATACAAAGTGGCATTCATCGCGCTAGTTATGGTGCACCAACAGCTCATAACGACTACATTCGGGGCTTGTCGAGCGACAATCTGAATCAGTTGGTTGTTTCGGGTGCAGCCGACGGGCTGTTAAAGTTCTGGAGCTTCAAACAACCGTACACGACGGTTGTAAAAACCCCGATCGAAACGTTGGACTTGGGCGATCCCATAACACTTATTCGCACGCACCGGGAAAGTGCTATCCTTTGTGTCGCACTGGATGATTTCACGTTGCGTCTAGTGGATCTGGATACTCGCGTAATTGTGCGTCGGTTCGACGGACATCGTGGCACCATAACGGACGCCTGTTTTTCACCCGACAGCCGCTGGCTAATTACAACCGCTCAGGATTGTGTCGTAAAAGTGTGGGATATTCCTTCTTCTTATCTGATCGATCACTTCCGAGTATCACACATGTGCACATCGCTCACAATGTCACCGACAGGCGATTTTCTGGCAACAGCACATGTGGACTACCGAGGCATTAACCTTTGGGCGAACAAGAGTCTTTTCACGAATGTCACGCTGCGCGGACTGAAGCCCGAGTCCGATGCTCCATTGCTGGATTTGCCAACCGCCTTATGCGATGAGCAGCAGGATGGAATTGGCTTCCCACTATATAACACGAAGCAGATGGAAGTTGATGAACTGGAGGATGTGTTTGAAGAGATTAATCTCGAGTACAATTCACCGCCCCAGCTATCTAGTGAGTTGATAACCATGTCCAATGTGGCAGCATCTCGGTGGCAGAATTTGTTGAATTTGGATATCATTAAAAAGCGCAACCGCCCAAGACAAGCTCtgaaaaaaccaaaatcaGCCCCATTCTTCCTGCCGACCGTGGCTGGTCTGGATTTCGAATTCGATCTACAAGCGACAATCGGCGATAAAACGACGACAGCTGGTGGAAAAATCGCGGAAGGAGGATCGCGCATCATCGAATCTAACCAGGTAGATCATTTGACCCCGTTCGGAAGGCTGTTAAACGCGGCACTCACTACGGAGGAGTACGGTAAAGCGATAGACCATCTAATGAAGCTTGGCCCGTCCATGATTGACTATGAGATACGCAATCTGACACCGTTCAATAGTGGGAGTGGCAGCCTTCCGGTGATGGGCGCTTTCATGCATATGATCGTCTACATGTTAGGGCAGAGAAAGGAGTTTGAGCTGGCGCAAAGCTACCTTAGCCTCTTCCTTAAATTGCACGGCCGAACGATTGTCGAGAACGAGCAGCTCAGCAAACTGCTTCCCGCTATTGAGGATGCACAGAAAGCGGAATGGTCTGCATTGGAAGATAAACTTCTTTACGGGTTGGGTGTTGTAAGTAATTTGCGAAATTTCAGCGGATGA
- the LOC1274703 gene encoding probable peptidoglycan muropeptide transporter SLC46 has product MRNLQPPKGSEKVADELKMKEKKSPSSLRERYLYFKRNITVEPMLACYIMPSVLAGLATQNLNLEKACRVNLGYGDVICDALTRRDTANYTHEEEMVQHLVARMAGWKTVLQSALPCMLILFWGSWSDRHGRRKPCMLIPIIGEFMTAIGLILCTYFKSVPMEVAGITEALFPALTGGWFTMFMGVFSYIADVTTTEERTLRIGIVNLCFSLGVPIGMAFSGILLKQIGFYGVFSISASLYLVAFFYGVFVVKEVDILNEKQRLRAQEKGLLADFFDREHVMETFRVAFKIGERQRRLRVIMLMIVVMVVIGPLHGEMAVIYLFTRYRFNWSEVEFSFFSTYGMLTGLIGTLFSVGVFSHLLKIDDALIGVMSCMSKILSSFVYAFAVTTWQLYLGPIVEMLNGTSFISMRSIASKLVASDELGKVNSLFGVAEALMPLVYAPLYTTVYTLSINVLPGAFFLLGGALTSPAVVIFLWMYRVHRREARELAEEKRIEDKYRQLGDSGESNGCRTIVTEQADRRQKIPDYGTGIANAAFEEENIGAGKVPTATVDQSKL; this is encoded by the exons ATGAGGAACCTACAGCCTCCGAAAGGTAGCGAAAAAGTTGCTGATGAGTTGAAgatgaaagaaaagaaaagtccGTCCTCATTGCGGGAAAGGTATCTGTACTTTAAACGCAACATAACCGTCGAACCGATGCTGGCCTGCTACATCATGCCGAGCGTTTTGGCTGGATTGGCGACGCAGAACCTCAACCTGGAGAAAGCTTGTCGGGTGAATCTCGGCTACGGAGACGTAATCTGCGATGCATTGACCCGCCGTGACACAGCAAACTACACGCA CGAGGAAGAGATGGTGCAGCATCTGGTGGCACGAATGGCGGGCTGGAAGACGGTGCTGCAGAGCGCATTGCCCTGCATGTTGATACTGTTTTGGGGTTCATGGAGCGATCGCCATGGTCGGCGGAAGCCGTGCATGTTGATACCGATCATTGGTGAGTTTATGACGGCGATCGGGTTGATTCTGTGCACGTACTTCAAGTCTGTTCCGATGGAGGTGGCCGGTATAACGGAAGCTCTGTTCCCTGCCCTAACGGGCGGCTGGTTTACGATGTTCATGGGCGTCTTCAGCTACATTGCTGACGTGACCACGACCGAGGAGCGCACGCTGCGTATTGGAATAGTGAACTTGTGCTTTTCGTTGGGCGTccctattggaatggccttcaGCGGAATCCTTTTGAA ACAAATTGGGTTCTACGGAGTGTTTTCGATATCGGCCTCACTCTACCTGGTAGCGTTCTTCTACGGCGTGTTCGTGGTAAAAGAGGTGGACATACTGAACGAGAAGCAGCGGCTGCGAGCCCAGGAGAAGGGACTGCTGGCCGATTTCTTTGATCGGGAGCACGTGATGGAAACATTCCGGGTAGCATTTAAAATTGGCGAACGTCAGCGTCGTCTCCGTGTGATCATGCTGATGATAGTGGTCATGGTCGTGATTGGGCCCCTGCACG GAGAGATGGCGGTAATTTATCTATTCACACGCTACCGGTTCAACTGGAGTGAGGTCGAGTTTAGCTTCTTCTCTACGTACGGCATGCTGACCGGGCTGATTGGGACGTTATTTTCTGTAGGTGTTTTTTCCCATTTGCTCAAAATAGACGACGCACTGATAGGCGTTATGTCATGCATGTCAAAGATACTATCTAGCTTCGTGTATGCATTCGCTGTTACCACCTGGCAGCTGTATCTGG GCCCCATTGTTGAAATGCTTAACGGCACGTCCTTCATTTCAATGCGTTCGATCGCTTCTAAACTCGTCGCCAGCGATGAACTGGGCAAAGTGAATTCATTGTTCGGTGTGGCCGAAGCGTTGATGCCGCTAGTGTACGCGCCCCTCTACACGACAGTCTACACACTGTCGATAAATGTTCTGCCGGGAGCATTTTTCCTGCTAGGTGGCGCTCTCACCTCGCCGGCAGTAGTGATTTTCCT CTGGATGTATCGCGTGCATAGGCGTGAAGCTCGTGAGCTTGCCGAGGAGAAACGCATCGAGGATAAGTATCGGCAACTGGGCGATAGTGGCGAAAGCAACGGGTGCCGCACGATCGTGACGGAGCAAGCGGATCGCAGGCAAAAAATACCAGACTATGGCACGGGGATCGCTAATGCTGCCTTTGAGGAGGAGAATATCGGAGCAGGAAAGGTCCCAACGGCGACAGTCGACCAATCGAAGCTGTGA
- the LOC1274701 gene encoding double-strand-break repair protein rad21 homolog, with the protein MFYAHIVLAKKGPLARIWLAAHWDKKITKAHVFETNIEQSVDGIMQPKVKLALRTSGHLLLGVVRIYARKAKYLLADCNEAFVKIKMAFRPGMVDLPEEHREAAVNAITLPEVFHDFDTPLPELNDVDIEAHFSINQSRADEITMREDYGTLPLNIHDDGFGDMGFDDAPDMVRDRMDDQMEDDLFTDTVTRPPDLEQDKEPMPGTSRSLLDSIDPHHPHGDDDNFGDEDFGGQPAAGLFEGDIFADAPLAPEPELPTAETQRRADDSDDDDDDHFDMGGAPSPAPSTDNSRPASPMINNALVDGEPQPGTSKDAMSVEGQQLHPETGLPISQNREDGDDGVGGNEGHPDQTTLLNNEEESFALAPVDATALKGTTKSKRKRKLIVDEVKNISGEEMKSQLANTSDIVTTLDLAPPTKRLMFWKETGGVEKLFALPSRDIPARCLFKNYQRHLTSRSIGIEDFAVLAPLDVLGVELPVERAESPTPVASKRGRKRKQQPEAASTQGFLEQSASDQLRNAAGEMPPPTPVSIEMREDGLAADATQSSSFMPPPATPGLSHLTSPNHQSHLMPPTPGIPNIPMTPGQLDHGGLTPAGLSHGGELTPVGLSHGGLTPSDLHHGGLTPAGLQHGDLGGGMTPHGLDHGGMTPHHASLENIDQIPNLPADQVSSILNEPGMEGFSNMGFDGNTSEEIANDWNGDYEFPPSVGATHPNEEQQVDETIEQFEERVLNKRAAQMFLSVKSRLLKADHMMLSEMTHRNNKKQAAQKFYSLLVLKKFKALEISQKQPYDDITVTRGPLFDNPKL; encoded by the exons ATGTTTTATGCACACATCGTGCTGGCCAAGAAGGGCCCTTTGGCCCGAATCTGGCTGGCAGCTCATTGGGATAAAAAGATCACGAAGGCCCACGTTTTTGAAACGAACATCGAGCAGAGTGTTGACGGTATCATGCAACCAAAAGTAAAGTTGGCTCTACGTACCTCCGGACATCTGCTGCTGGGAGTCGTGCGCATCTACGCGCGGAAAGCCAAATATCTGCTGGCGGATTGTAACGAAGCATTCGTCAAAATCAAG ATGGCTTTTCGACCGGGCATGGTAGATCTGCCCGAAGAGCATCGAGAGGCAGCAGTGAACGCGATTACGCTTCCGGAGGTGTTCCATGACTTCGATACACCGCTGCCGGAATTGAACGATGTCGATATCGAGGCACATTTCTCTATAAATCAATCTCGGGCAGATGAGATTACCATGCGCGAAGATTATGGCACCCTGCCCCTAAACATACACGATGATGGTTTTGGTGATATGGGCTTCGATGATGCTCCGGATATGGTTCGTGATCGTATGGACGATCAGATGGAG GACGATTTGTTTACAGATACAGTAACACGGCCACCCGATTTGGAACAGGATAAAGAACCTATGCCGGGCACTTCGCGATCTCTTCTAGATTCTATCGACCCACACCATCCTCATGGAGACGATGATAACTTTGGAGATGAGGATTTTGGTGGTC agcCCGCTGCTGGATTGTTCGAAGGTGACATTTTTGCAGATGCTCCCCTGGCTCCTGAACCGGAACTGCCTACCGCTGAAACTCAACGGCGAGCAGATGAttcggatgatgatgatgatgaccacTTTGACATGGGTGGTGCGCCATCGCCAGCTCCGAGCACAGATAATTCCCGTCCCGCATCTCCTATGATTAACAATGCGTTGGTTGACGGTGAACCGCAACCTGGCACAAGCAAGGATGCAATGAGTGTGGAGGGTCAGCAATTACATCCAGAAACAGGCCTTCCTATTTCTCAGAATAGAGAAGACGGTGACGACGGTGTGGGCGGAAATGAAGGGCATCCAGATCAAACGACGCTATTGAACAACGAGGAAGAAAGCTTTGCTCTCGCACCAGTAGACGCAACAGCCCTTAAAGGAACTACAAAGTCAAAACGGAAACGAAAATTGATCGTTGACGAGGTGAAGAACATATCCGGAGAAGAGATGAAAAGCCAACTCGCCAACACGTCTGACATTGTAACGACACTGGACTTGGCGCCGCCCACGAAGCGATTAATGTTCTGGAAAGAAACCGGTGGAGTGGAAAAGCTGTTTGCTCTGCCCTCGCGCGACATTCCAGCGCgatgtttgtttaaaaattacCAGCGTCACCTTACGTCCCGATCGATTGGTATCGAAGACTTTGCGGTCCTCGCTCCGCTGGACGTTCTTGGGGTAGAGTTGCCGGTAGAACGTGCTGAATCTCCGACCCCCGTGGCATCGAAGCGTGGCAGAAAGAGGAAACAACAACCGGAGGCAGCATCAACGCAAGGCTTTTTGGAGCAATCGGCGAGCGACCAGCTACGGAATGCTGCTGGTGAGATGCCACCTCCGACTCCGGTTTCGATAGAGATGCGCGAGGACGGATTGGCAGCAGACGCAACACAATCTTCCTCCTTCATGCCGCCCCCTGCTACACCAGGACTAAGTCATTTGACGAGTCCAAATCACCAGAGTCACTTAATGCCACCCACCCCAGGTATACCTAACATTCCAATGACCCCGGGGCAGCTTGATCACGGTGGTTTGACACCGGCCGGGCTGAGTCATGGCGGTGAGCTAACGCCAGTGGGTCTTTCCCACGGGGGTCTTACACCGAGCGATCTCCATCACGGTGGTCTCACGCCGGCGGGATTACAGCATGGCGATCTTGGTGGAGGTATGACACCCCATGGCTTGGATCACGGCGGTATGACTCCTCACCATGCCTCGTTGGAGAACATTGACCAAATTCCGAACCTACCTGCCGATCAAGTTTCCTCCATTCTCAACGAACCCGGAATGGAAGGTTTTTCGAATATGGGATTCGATGGCAACACCTCCGAGGAAATAGCTAATGATTGGAATGGTGACTATGAGTTCCCACCTTCTGTCGGTGCT ACCCATCCCAACGAGGAGCAGCAAGTGGATGAAACGATCGAGCAGTTTGAGGAACGTGTGCTAAATAAACGTGCAGCGCAAATGTTCCTCTCCGTAAAGTCGAGATTACTGAAGGCAGATCACATGATGTTGTCTGAGATGACGCAtcgaaataacaaaaaacag GCTGCTCAAAAGTTTTACTCGCTTCTTGTGCTGAAAAAGTTCAAGGCATTGGAAATCTCGCAGAAGCAACCTTACGATGACATCACCGTTACGAGAGGCCCGTTGTTCGATAATCCTAAGCTGTAA
- the LOC1274700 gene encoding ras-related protein Rab-11A — MGNRDDEYDYLFKVVLIGDSGVGKSNLLSRFTRNEFNLESKSTIGVEFATRSIEVDGKTIKAQIWDTAGQERYRAITSAYYRGAVGALLVYDIAKHLTYENVERWLRELRDHADQNIVIMLVGNKSDLRHLRAVPTDEAKGFAERNGLSFIETSALDSTNVETAFQNILTEIYRIVSQKQIRDPPEGSVIRPNLENIDVKPTNPTTDSVRKQCCQ, encoded by the exons ATGGGCAATCGTGATGATGAATatgattatttattcaaaG TTGTACTGATCGGAGACTCGGGAGTCGGAAAAAGTAACCTGCTATCGAGATTTACTAGGAATGAGTTTAATCTTGAATCTAAATCAACCATAGGTGTGGAATTTGCTACTAGAAGTATAGAG GTCGATGGTAAAACTATTAAGGCCCAGATCTGGGATACTGCTGGACAGGAGCGCTATCGTGCGATAACTTCAGCGTACTATCGTGGTGCTGTGGGGGCTTTGCTCGTGTACGACATTGCGAAGCATTTGACCTACGAGAACGTCGAACGATGGCTTCGGGAGCTGCGTGATCATGCTGATCAAAATATTGTCATCATGCTTGTTGGAAACAAGAGTGATTTACGGCATCTGCGTGCCGTACCTACGGATGAGGCGAAGGGTTTCGCAGAACGCAACGGGCTCAGCTTCATTGAAACGTCAGCGTTGGACTCGACTAATGTCGAAACAGCATTCCAAAACATACTCACAG AGATCTACCGAATTGTGTCGCAAAAGCAAATCCGAGATCCGCCAGAAGGCAGCGTAATTAGACCGAACTTGGAAAACATCGACGTGAAGCCGACCAATCCGACGACTGATTCCGTGCGAAAACAATGCTGCCAGTGA
- the LOC1274699 gene encoding nucleoporin Ndc1, whose product MDPVGSKDLAFRKICTERFVTSIYYCLLQQYLLVTIFLLFINFSILHPINWIVGTVRLLVSFYPWIASVPLAIAVVVHGIVLAKSCLLETRYHSTYCQQLYRNLIQRSILLLTNGTIGCLTAWLYTRFLRDEYRLLFLPSVQDDTVFLNDRFVYLVMSGVFGGCYFFLREQQNPDAVDFPIILLPKVAQYWNNLSSVLTKSMRKSVIGMFIYFSFYYTFSCLFRHKLASVLGGARLQEESTLYSFCSIVMDIRLLVYTWLFSALILSNINLMHVLFGIFLAEPQNFRIETSAFQANDEPLLADALAYKQIPIVQQLAVEDLFAIAEAQCLNRRKQLFSLTVPGGHPNNWRKLYDVCMKLIGDFTQELDQSIGGIELKPAPPMVLMGGVLRPTASMDKDRFLKKQYNQNFGIRSLSTPTLPGTPSSESNKQEAKSEGKRESKAMLFASMLKRIPGYDFLFTESKSAKSHYLLSVQSQLIVKVVQSLVAIASRSLYEDSYGVLQNDLPCIVHALLELKKVVDKIGSINLDVKKVDRNYIALKGAVKKSLYRFTTAFGPYIKHLVIEPEDIKALQGFVNFREV is encoded by the coding sequence ATGGATCCGGTCGGATCGAAGGACTTGGCATTTCGTAAGATATGCACAGAACGCTTCGTAACATCGATATACTACTGCTTGTTGCAGCAGTATTTGCTGGTGACGATCTTTCTGCTGTTCATCAACTTTAGTATCCTGCATCCGATAAACTGGATCGTCGGAACCGTGCGACTGCTGGTATCGTTTTACCCATGGATCGCATCGGTTCCTTTGGCGATTGCGGTCGTCGTTCATGGAATAGTGCTTGCCAAGTCGTGTCTACTAGAGACTCGGTATCATTCAACGTACTGCCAGCAATTGTACCGGAATCTCATACAACGTTCGATACTCTTGCTTACCAATGGAACAATCGGTTGCTTGACGGCATGGCTATACACACGATTTCTGCGAGACGAGTACCGGCTTCTGTTCCTGCCCAGCGTACAAGACGATACTGTGTTCCTCAATGACCGTTTCGTATATCTGGTAATGAGTGGCGTGTTTGGTGGCTGTTACTTCTTCCTGCGGGAACAGCAAAACCCGGATGCCGTAGACTTCCCGATCATTCTGCTACCAAAAGTTGCTCAATACTGGAACAACCTTAGCAGTGTGTTAACCAAATCGATGCGAAAATCAGTGATTGGCATGTTTATCTACTTTAGCTTCTATTACACCTTCTCTTGTCTTTTCCGGCATAAGCTAGCTTCTGTTTTGGGAGGCGCGCGACTGCAGGAAGAATCGACGCTGTACAGCTTCTGCAGTATCGTGATGGATATTCGCTTGTTGGTGTATACTTGGTTGTTTTCGGCGCTCATATTAAGCAACATAAATTTGATGCACGTGTTGTTCGGTATTTTTCTTGCCGAGCCTCAAAACTTCCGCATTGAAACAAGCGCATTTCAGGCGAATGATGAGCCATTGCTTGCGGACGCACTAGCATATAAGCAAATTCCGATAGTACAGCAACTAGCGGTCGAGGATTTGTTTGCCATCGCCGAGGCACAGTGTTTGAATCGCCGAAAACAGCTGTTCTCATTAACAGTACCTGGTGGTCACCCAAACAACTGGCGAAAATTGTACGATGTGTGCATGAAATTGATCGGCGATTTTACCCAGGAGCTAGACCAATCAATCGGCGGTATTGAACTGAAGCCTGCACCACCAATGGTCCTAATGGGAGGCGTTTTGCGACCAACGGCATCGATGGATAAGGATCGGTTTCTAAAGAAACAATACAATCAAAACTTTGGCATCCGGAGCTTATCAACGCCAACGTTACCTGGCACGCCGTCCAGCGAAAGTAATAAACAGGAAGCGAAATCTGAAGGAAAGCGTGAGAGTAAGGCCATGCTTTTTGCATCGATGTTAAAGCGTATACCAGGCTACGATTTCTTGTTTACGGAGTCAAAATCAGCCAAAAGCCATTATCTGCTCTCTGTTCAATCGCAGCTGATAGTGAAAgtcgttcaaagtttggtagcCATTGCAAGCCGTTCTCTCTACGAGGACTCGTACGGTGTCTTACAAAACGACTTGCCATGCATCGTTCATGCTTTACTGGAGCTGAAAAAGGTTGTCGATAAGATCGGTTCCATTAATCTGGATGTGAAGAAAGTCGATCGGAACTATATTGCTTTAAAAGGGGCCGTTAAGAAGAGCTTATATCGGTTTACCACGGCATTCGGACCGTATATCAAGCATCTTGTAATAGAACCAGAGGACATAAAAGCCCTGCAGGGGTTTGTAAACTTCCGTGAAGTTTGA